The Cohnella abietis genome has a segment encoding these proteins:
- a CDS encoding alpha/beta hydrolase family protein has product MQNDLTEKEENEICLYLMAGLATAPHFMEKFRAALHSFLESWGQPVHSELLFPYGDWSRRVLPQLWEIRADMRLGTDRIFKSIGGNRVLKAIASKRPSSKKQTLLFIGHSGGGIAGLHAAQLLQDSGSERYIVMIGSPKCRIPVQLDTSVLTINAADIRRGGRGKSPDRVSRLGTHGGWRAGKLGLPTWHRQKYAPIDNRNVPIIGGHADYFRDSEPYVDVTGRSNLDLTLETIQTWLTRLK; this is encoded by the coding sequence ATGCAGAACGATTTGACCGAGAAAGAGGAAAATGAGATTTGTTTATATTTGATGGCAGGGCTAGCGACCGCTCCCCATTTCATGGAGAAATTTAGAGCTGCTCTACATAGCTTTCTAGAGTCATGGGGGCAGCCCGTTCATTCGGAGCTGCTGTTTCCATATGGGGATTGGAGCAGAAGAGTGTTGCCGCAGCTATGGGAAATCAGGGCAGATATGCGACTGGGAACCGATCGGATATTCAAATCGATTGGAGGCAATCGGGTGCTTAAGGCTATTGCATCTAAACGGCCTTCCTCCAAAAAACAAACTCTCCTGTTTATTGGTCATAGCGGAGGAGGGATTGCAGGTCTACATGCTGCCCAGCTTCTACAAGATTCCGGTTCGGAACGCTACATTGTAATGATTGGATCACCAAAATGTCGAATACCCGTGCAGCTAGATACAAGTGTATTAACGATTAATGCAGCGGATATTCGGCGGGGAGGCAGGGGGAAATCTCCTGACCGGGTCTCCCGGTTAGGCACACATGGTGGCTGGAGAGCTGGAAAATTAGGATTACCGACATGGCATCGCCAAAAGTACGCACCAATTGACAATCGCAATGTGCCCATTATTGGGGGGCATGCGGACTATTTTCGCGATAGTGAGCCTTATGTGGATGTAACAGGTCGTTCAAATCTTGATCTTACGCTAGAAACGATACAAACTTGGCTAACACGGTTGAAATGA